A window from Gopherus evgoodei ecotype Sinaloan lineage chromosome 24, rGopEvg1_v1.p, whole genome shotgun sequence encodes these proteins:
- the LOC115639605 gene encoding mucin-2-like, with protein MKPQSLGTAALQLGLGLLLLLATGYTTTTLTPPSDTMTTAPQGDDTTPTSPEGTTTPAPSSGTPTPTPQGDTTTSTSPKGTPTPTPSSGTTTPTPQGDTTTLTSPGDTTTPTPQEDTATPASPGDTTTPTPQGDTTTLTSPGDSTTPTPQGDTTTPTSPGDTTTPTPQEDTTTPASPADTTTPMPQGDITTPTSPGDTTTPAPQGDTTSATTPGDTTTVAPPSDTTTPTPQGDTTNPTPQGDSTTPTSPGDATTPTPQGDTTTPISPSDITTPVPQGDITTPTSPADTTTPTPQGDTTTPTSPGDTTTPALPGDITTPAPQGDTTTVASPSDTTTPVPQGDITPTSPGDTTTPVPPSDTTTPAPPGDATSPVPQGDTTTPAPQGDTTTTAPPGNTITPAPQGDTTTPVLQGDTITPAPPGDTTTPTPQGDTMTPAPKGDTTTSATPGDTTPPAPEGDTTTSAAPGDTITPAPQGDTTTQAPEGDTTTLAPPGDTTTRAPQGNTTTVAPLGDTSTPAPQGDTTTSTSPGDTTTPVPPSDTTTPALQGDTIPPIPQGDTTTPAPPGDTTTLVPPGDTTTAAPQGDTTTPAPQEDTTTPAPKGDTTTAAHPGDTTTPTPQGDTTTPAPPTDTTTPAPQGDTTNPAPQVDTTTLAPPGDTTPPVPQGDTTTLAHQGDTTIPAPPGDTTTLAPQGDTTTPAPLGDTTTPAPQGDTTTPVPPGDATTPAPQGDTTTPAPPGDTTTPVPPGNTTTPAPQGDTTTPAPPADTTTAAPQGDTTTPAPQEDTTTPAPKGDTTTPAHPGDTTTPTPQGDTTTPAPPGDTTTPVPQGDTTTPAPPGDTTTPTPQRDTTTLAPPGDTTTPAPQGDTTTVASPSDTTTPVPQGDITPTSPGDTTTPVPPSDTTTPAPPGDATSPVPQGDTTTPAPQRDTTTTAPPSDTTTPAPPGDATIPVPQGDTTSPAPPGDTTTMAPPGDTTTPARQGDTTTPAPKGDTTTSAIPGDTTPPAPQGDTTTSYLNIYGCPTCLNGQNYLGFTDLRFSQGSVVTESVLRYQVSNTSISATDIEQQLRNSLNSQNTTHGLRLDNIRANCDSSSPATTAPAPLVPGWGIALLVLVCVGLVLSILIFILLIVCSRLRKNRGKLDLLSSQTLYEPRSEYPSYHTYGRFSAPDKK; from the exons ATGAAGCCCCAAAGCCTGGGCACAGCTGCCCTGCAGCTGGGtctagggctgctgctgctgctggccacag GCTATACAACCACCACCCTGACACCCCCCAGTGACACAATGACCACAGCACCTCAAGGGGACGACACCACCCCGACATCCCCCGAAGGCACCACCACCCCCGCACCTTCCAgtggcacccccacccccacaccccaaggggacaccaccacctcGACATCCCCCAaaggcacccccacccccacaccttcCAGTGGCACCACCACCCCCAcgccccaaggggacaccaccaccctgACATCCCCCggtgacaccaccacccccacGCCCCAAGAGGACACCGCCACCCCCGCATCTCCCggtgacaccaccacccccacgccccaaggggacaccaccaccctgACATCCCCCGGTGACAGCACCACCCCCAcgccccaaggggacaccaccaccccaacATCTCCTggtgacaccaccacccccacGCCCCAAGaggacaccaccacccccgcaTCTCCCGctgacaccaccacccccatGCCCCAAGGGGACATCACCACCCCAACATCTCCTggtgacaccaccacccccgcaccccaaggggacaccacctcCGCGACAACCCCCGGTGACACCACCACCGTGGCACCTCCCAGTGACACCACCACCCCTAcgccccaaggggacaccaccaaccccacaccccaaggGGACAGCACCACCCCGACATCGCCCGGTGACGCCACCACCCCTacaccccaaggggacaccaccaccccgaTATCTCCCAGTGACATCACCACCCCTGTGCCCCAAGGGGACATCACCACCCCAACATCTCCCGctgacaccaccacccccacgccccaaggggacaccaccaccccgacATCCCCCg gagacaccaccaccccggcactGCCTGGCGACATCACCACCCCAgcaccccaaggggacaccaccactgTGGCATCTCCCagtgacaccaccacccctgtGCCCCAAGGGGACATCACCCCAACATCCCCCggtgacaccaccaccccggtACCTCCCAgtgacaccaccaccccagcaCCTCCCGGCGATGCCACAAGCCCCGtgccccaaggggacaccaccacccccgcgCCCCAAGGGGACACGACCACCACAGCACCTCCCGGCAACACCATCACCCCCgcgccccaaggggacaccaccacccctgtGCTCCAAGGGGACACCATCACCCCGGCACCTCCCGGAGACACCACCACCCCCACGCCCCAAGGGGACACAATGACCCCAGCCCCcaaaggggacaccaccacctcGGCTACACCCGGTGACACCACCCCCCCCGCACCCGAAGGGGACACTACCACCTCGGCAGCTCCCGGGGACACCATCACCCCAgcaccccaaggggacaccaccacccagGCACCTGAAGGGGATACCACCACCCTGGCACCTCCCGGCGACACCACCACCCGAGCACCCCAAGGCAACACCACCACTGTGGCACCTCTCGGTGACACCAGCACCCCTgcgccccaaggggacaccaccacctcAACATCCCCCggtgacaccaccaccccggtACCTCCCagtgacaccaccaccccggcactTCAAGGGGACACTATCCCCCCCATACCCCAAGGGGACACGACTACCCCGGCACCTCCCG GGGACACGACCACCCTGGTACCTCCCGGCGATACCACCACCGCTGCGCctcaaggggacaccaccaccccggcacccCAAGAggacaccaccaccccagcacccaaaggggacaccaccaccgcGGCACATCCTGGCGACACCACCACCCCTacaccccaaggggacaccaccaccccggcacctcCCACCGACACCACCACCCCCGCACCCCAAGGGGACACGACCAACCCGGCACCCCAAGTGGACACCACCACCCTGGCACCTCCCGGCGACACCACCCCCCCCGTACCCCAAGGGGACACGACCACCCTGGCAcaccaaggggacaccaccatcCCGGCACCTCCCGGCGACACCACCACCCTggcaccccaaggggacaccaccaccccggcacctcTCGgcgacaccaccacccctgcgcCCCAAGGGGATACCACCACCCCGGTACCTCCCGGCGATGCCACAACCCCTGCGCCCCAAGGGGACACTACAACCCCGGCACCTCCCG gggacaccaccaccccggtACCTCCCGGCAACACCACCACCCCCGCGCCCCAAGGGGACACGACCACCCCGGCACCTCCCGCTGACACCACCACCGCTGCGCctcaaggggacaccaccaccccggcacccCAAGAggacaccaccaccccagcaccgaaaggggacaccaccaccccggcacaTCCCGGCGACACCACCACCCCTacaccccaaggggacaccaccaccccggcacctcCCGGCGACACCACCACCCCCGTGCCCCAAGGGGACACGACCACCCCGGCACCGCCTGGAGACAccaccacccccacaccccaaagaGACACCACCACCCTGGCACCGCCTGGCGACACCACCACCCCAgcaccccaaggggacaccaccactgTGGCATCTCCCagtgacaccaccacccctgtGCCCCAAGGGGACATCACCCCAACATCCCCCggtgacaccaccaccccggtACCTCCCAgtgacaccaccaccccagcaCCTCCCGGCGATGCCACAAGCCCCGtgccccaaggggacaccaccacccccgcgCCCCAACGGGACACGACCACCACAGCACCTCCCagtgacaccaccaccccggcacctcCCGGCGACGCCACAATCCCCGTGCCCCAAGGGGATaccaccagccctgcacctcctggTGACACCACCACCATGGCACCTCCCggtgacaccaccacccccgcgCGGCAAGGGGACACAACGACCCCAGCACCcaaaggggacaccaccacctcGGCTATTCCCGGTGACAccaccccccccgcaccccaagggGACACTACCACCTCG TACCTCAATATCTACGGCTGCCCAACGTGCCTGAATGGGCAGAACTACCTGGGATTTACTGATCTGCGTTTCAG CCAGGGCTCGGTGGTGACTGAGTCCGTCCTGCGGTACCAAGTGAGCAACACCAGCATCAGCGCCACCGACATTGAGCAGCAGCTGAGGAATAGTCTGAACAGCCAGAACACCACACATGGGCTCCGGCTGGACAATATCCGTG CCAACTGTGACAGCTCTTCCCCAGCCACCACAGCACCAGCTCCCCTGGTGCCTGGCTGGGGCATTGCCCTGCTGGTCTTGGTCTGCGTTGGgctggtgctgagcatcctcatctTCATCCTGCTG ATCGTCTGCTCACGTCTCAGGAAGAACCGTGGGAAGCTGGATCTGCTCAGCTCACAGACCTTGTACGAGCCCAGGAGCGAGTACCCCAGCTACCACACTTATGGACGCTTCAGCGCTCCCGACAAGAAGTAG